The window AGATCATCGAGACCTATTTCGGACGATGCGATGAGGCCCTCTACGCGCGCTTCATGGTGCACAAGGCCCTGGCGGACATCAAATGGTCGACCTGGGCTATGGTGCAGAATCGCGTTTCCACGCTGGATTTCGATTTCTACAAATACGGCATCTGGAAATACATGCGCGCGCGCTCCATCATCTGCGATCCGCGCTGGCCGGGCTATCTCAAGGCGCTCTGATCGGATAGGAAAGGATCGGTCTCGATCCATACCGAACACGCAAGGGAGCTTGGCGATGCGGCTGAAGGGAAGTTGTCTGTGCACGGCCGTGCGCTACGAGGTCGATCAGCTGGATTCGCCGATCGCGCATTGCCACTGCGTCACCTGCCGCAAGGCCAATGCAGCGGCCTTTGCTTCGACCGCGCGGATCGCGCGGGATCATTTTCATTTGACGGCCGGGGCGGACAAGCTCTCCGCATTCGAATCCTCGCCCGGCCGCTTCAGGCGGTTCTGCGCCAGTTGCGGCACCCACATCGTGGCCGAGCGCGCCGAGCAGCCCTTCGTCGTGCTGCGGGTGGCGACCCTCGACGACGACCCGTCGACACGGCCCGTCGTGCACATCTGGACATCGCACAACGTGCCGTGGTTGGCCGACGAAGGCCTGCCGCAATTTCCGGAATGGCCGCCGGGGCTTTGAGCCTTACGGCCTCGCCTCCAGCACCATGTTGAACGGTGTCTCGGCGGCGCGGCGGAAGCGGGTGAAGCCGCCGGCATTCACCACCTGCCGCAGTCTCACTTCGCCGGCCTGTGCGCCAAGCCCGAATCCAACCTCCTGCGCCAGAGACGCAGGCGTGCACACCATGGTGGAGGCGGCGTAATACACCCGCCCAACGGGGTTGAGGTTCGCACTCAGGGTGTCGTGCGCGAACGGCTCCACGATCATCCAGATGCCGTCCGGCTTCAGTGTCTCGCGCACATGGGCGGACGCGCCGACCGGATCGCCCATGTCGTGCAGGCAATCAAAGAAGGCAACGAGATCGTAGGTTCCGGGATAGGTCTTGGCCTGCGCCACCTCGAAGCTGGTGTTGTTGGCAACGCCGGCGTCCGCGGCAGCCTTGCGGGCGCGCTCGATCGAAGCCGGGTGGTAGTCGAAGCCGGTGAAGTGCGATTGCGGAAAGGCCTTCGCCATCACGATGGTCGAGGTGCCGTGGCCGCAGCCGACATCGGCGACGCGCGCGCCCAGCTTGAGCTTGTCGACCACGCCGTCCAATGCCGGCAGCCACGACGAGACCAGATGGGCGTTGTAGCCCGGGCGAAAGAACCGTTCAGTGCCGCGAAACAGGCACGCGCTGTGATCGTGCCAGGCGAGGCCCTTGCCACTGCGGAACGCCTCCGACACTTTCGGTTCGTCGATCCACAGCGCCGACATCACCTCGAACGCGCCGGTCATGAACGCGGGACTGTTCTCGTCGGCGAACACGGTCGCCTGCTCGGGATTGAGATGGAAGGCATCCTCGTCCCGATCGTAATCGACGTAACCGGCCGCAGCTTGTGCCGCGAGCCATTCACGCACATTGCGTTCGTGGGTTCCGGTGCGCCGGGCGAGTTCACCGGCCGTCACCGGTTCGCCTGATTGCATCGCCTTGTAGAAGCCGAGCCGGTCGCCCAGCACCACCAGCGCGCCGCTGGCGATGCCGCCGAGGTCGCCAACCATCCTGCCGAGGAATGCATCGAGTTTGCCTTGATCTGGCTGCTGCATTGCGT is drawn from Bradyrhizobium prioriisuperbiae and contains these coding sequences:
- a CDS encoding GFA family protein codes for the protein MRLKGSCLCTAVRYEVDQLDSPIAHCHCVTCRKANAAAFASTARIARDHFHLTAGADKLSAFESSPGRFRRFCASCGTHIVAERAEQPFVVLRVATLDDDPSTRPVVHIWTSHNVPWLADEGLPQFPEWPPGL
- a CDS encoding methyltransferase domain-containing protein encodes the protein MQQPDQGKLDAFLGRMVGDLGGIASGALVVLGDRLGFYKAMQSGEPVTAGELARRTGTHERNVREWLAAQAAAGYVDYDRDEDAFHLNPEQATVFADENSPAFMTGAFEVMSALWIDEPKVSEAFRSGKGLAWHDHSACLFRGTERFFRPGYNAHLVSSWLPALDGVVDKLKLGARVADVGCGHGTSTIVMAKAFPQSHFTGFDYHPASIERARKAAADAGVANNTSFEVAQAKTYPGTYDLVAFFDCLHDMGDPVGASAHVRETLKPDGIWMIVEPFAHDTLSANLNPVGRVYYAASTMVCTPASLAQEVGFGLGAQAGEVRLRQVVNAGGFTRFRRAAETPFNMVLEARP